The Desulfonatronospira thiodismutans ASO3-1 region ACAAATTCAATCTGCACCGCTATACCGGACAGGACAGCCTGTTACAGTTTCTTGACCAGACCCTGCATCCAGGACAGAAGATCCCAAAAAACATCAAGGACTCCATTCTTGGCTTTATCTACAAAAAGACGGGATCAAAAGGCAAAACCCCGGCCAGAGAATTTCACAGGCTTCTCAGCCGGGAAACGGAACTGATGCTGCGTACAGATCCGGAAATCACCAGAATGGTCCAATCATCGGTAAACCCTCATGAATATATGGGGTCCAGATGGTTCAGGTTTGCCAATAAGGCAGGCAACAGGTTGCTCTCTCATGAGGCGGGCAGGCTTGTGGAACAGGCAGCATCTGCCGGTTTTCTGGACATGTTTCAGACCCTGGGCTCGGCCGGCAGCCTTTACACCATGCTTTCCCCCTACTTTGTATCTTATGGAATATTCAACCAGGATCGCCGCACAAGCAAGGAATTCATTTCCAGCTTTAAAAAAAGAAAAGGGATCAGAAAATCTGCTTATCAAATGCGGGTGGCACATTTTACGGATACTTTCTACGAAATAAACGGAGTGGCCAGAACCATGCAGCAACTGGCCACCACAGCTGCGGTCACAAGCAAAGACCTGACCATCATCACCTGCCGGCCTGATTCAAGCAAATCTCTGGAAATGGACGGGGTTCAAAATTTTGAGCCCATGGGCATGCTGGATCTGCCGGAATACCCGGAAATCAAACTGTATTACCCGCCTGTCCTGGAAATGATAGACTACTGCTTCGAGCGGGACACCACCCACCTGCATACAGCCACGCCGGGACCCATGGGGCTGGCTGCCCTGGCCACAGCCACAATCCTGGGACTGCCCATATTCGGAACCTATCACACCTCTCTGCCCCAGTACACAGGGCATCTTACCGGGGATCACGCACTGGAAGCACTCATGTGGAAATATATAATCTGGTATTACAATCAGCTGGATAAGGTTTTCGCCCCGTCGAAAAGTACCGCTGACGAACTGCGCCTCAAAGGCGTCAGGAGCGAAAAAATCAAAGTCTACCCCAGGGGAGTGGACACGGACAAGTTCAACCCGGCCAAACGCAATGGATTTTTTGCCAGGCATTATAAGATCCAGAATAAGACAAAGCTGTTGTACGTAGGCCGCATCTCCAAAGAAAAGAACCTGCAGATACTGGAAAAGGCTTTTCAGAAAATCTGCGAACATACATCAAAAGTGCACCTGGTGATAGTGGGTGACGGACCCTACCGTTACGAGATGGAGTACAGGCTCAAAGACTATCCGGCAACTTTTACCGGATATCTTCAGGGAGAAGAACTGAGTCAGGCCTATGCATCATCCGACCTGTTCGTCTTCCCCAGCTCAACCGACACCTTCGGAAATGTAGTGCTGGAAGCACAGGCCTCGGGTGTTCCCGCCATAGTAGTAGATCAGGGCGGGCCGGGCGAAAACATCATCCAGGGCGATACAGGACTCGTTGTGCCTGCTGAAGACAGTCATGCCCTGAAAAGAGCCATTCTTTCCCTTCTGGCCCATCCAGAGGATTTGAGAGAAATGGGACAAAAGGCCAGAAAATACATGGAAAGCAGATCCTTTAAAAAGGCCTTTGAACAGACCTGGGAAATGTACCGGGAATGTGCGTAACATCCTGAAAAAGCATGTAAGGAAGATGTGATGTATGCATAACCTTCTCGACCTGAAAGAAAAAATTCATTTCATGACTTTGGAAGTAATCCGTCAACTGGAATCGGTAAAAAGAATCATCAGAAATCCTGACCCCCAGGTGGCAGACAGGGTCAAAAACAGGGACGACCTGATAGACAATTACAAAGCAGTCATTGAAAATATCTGCTTTTCAAGGATTCACGGCCATCATTACCTGACCCGGGAAGAGGCGGATTTTGTTAGAGCGGTAAACATCATAAGCAACAACCTGGAGAGAATAAGCGATTTTGCAGTGAATATACTGGGGCAGCTGAATCATCTCCACGACATGAAGACCATGCAGAGCTACAGGTACCGTCACTACTTCCAGCAAATTACAATCTCTCTGGAACTTGTGGTTCAAGGTCTGTTCAACCGTGACCATGAACTGGCCCTGCGCATATGCAAGTCTGAGTTCATTGTGGACAAGCTCTTCAAAAAGAGTTTCAGGCAGATCCTTGAAGACTTGCATTCCGCGGACAACAAAAGCGATCTCATTACCTGTCTATTTATTTTCCGATATCTGGAAAGAATGGGTGACTCCATGCTCAACATCGGGGAAGCCATTATTTTTTCAGTATTCGGAGAAAAGCTGAAAATTCACCAGTATCACGCCCTGATGGAAAATCTTGGTTCTATGGACAATGAGCTTTCATTTGAGGAAATCGGCTTTGAATCCATCTGGGAATCCAGGTCTGGATGCCGTATAGGCAAAATAATGGATTCTGGCCAGAGAAATGGACAGGCGGTATTATTTAAAGAGGGCAGAATTGAAAAAATTGCCAGGGAAAAAGCAAACATAGAAAAATGGAAAAGCATTTTTCCAAGTCTGGTGCCAAGAATAATCAG contains the following coding sequences:
- a CDS encoding glycosyltransferase — protein: MEKFTSVDMHVHSRHSTRPSQWGLQKLGCSESYTGPEFIYKRLRDKGMDLVTITDHNCIDGCLEIAHKDGVFVSEEITAHFPDDGCKVHVLAYDISEEQHSRIQEIRFNIFELVSYLQTEDILHAAAHPLFSVNGKMSYENFERLLLLFKIMECNGARDKTQNEALEFILDNLCPLDFEYLQNKYDLKAAGNKPWEKSIIGGSDDHSSLNIGRMFTRVPGNHNLKKFLEQVNKGCSNAWGTPSTPKTMAHNLYSIGYQFCKHKFNLHRYTGQDSLLQFLDQTLHPGQKIPKNIKDSILGFIYKKTGSKGKTPAREFHRLLSRETELMLRTDPEITRMVQSSVNPHEYMGSRWFRFANKAGNRLLSHEAGRLVEQAASAGFLDMFQTLGSAGSLYTMLSPYFVSYGIFNQDRRTSKEFISSFKKRKGIRKSAYQMRVAHFTDTFYEINGVARTMQQLATTAAVTSKDLTIITCRPDSSKSLEMDGVQNFEPMGMLDLPEYPEIKLYYPPVLEMIDYCFERDTTHLHTATPGPMGLAALATATILGLPIFGTYHTSLPQYTGHLTGDHALEALMWKYIIWYYNQLDKVFAPSKSTADELRLKGVRSEKIKVYPRGVDTDKFNPAKRNGFFARHYKIQNKTKLLYVGRISKEKNLQILEKAFQKICEHTSKVHLVIVGDGPYRYEMEYRLKDYPATFTGYLQGEELSQAYASSDLFVFPSSTDTFGNVVLEAQASGVPAIVVDQGGPGENIIQGDTGLVVPAEDSHALKRAILSLLAHPEDLREMGQKARKYMESRSFKKAFEQTWEMYRECA
- a CDS encoding phosphate signaling complex PhoU family protein — encoded protein: MTLEVIRQLESVKRIIRNPDPQVADRVKNRDDLIDNYKAVIENICFSRIHGHHYLTREEADFVRAVNIISNNLERISDFAVNILGQLNHLHDMKTMQSYRYRHYFQQITISLELVVQGLFNRDHELALRICKSEFIVDKLFKKSFRQILEDLHSADNKSDLITCLFIFRYLERMGDSMLNIGEAIIFSVFGEKLKIHQYHALMENLGSMDNELSFEEIGFESIWESRSGCRIGKIMDSGQRNGQAVLFKEGRIEKIAREKANIEKWKSIFPSLVPRIISYSQNSKNASMLMDFLQGCSVQDTVLSRDRESMDNAAFILKETLSIIWHDTLENTAVKPDFISQMIQRLDDVIMIHPEFNFSDFDNSLSRPLPEKLLQILSKIETELSSPFSVFIHGDFNTNNILYNQKNQQIYFIDLHRSRYGDYVQDISVFLVSNYRMPVFYPDVRRAINKINKTIFCFANQFAAENSDKTFHARLALGLIRSFYTSTRFELNRELSRSMYNRSLQLAQLLLAHQGKPWRDFSVPRNIFDYP